AAGCTGCCGCATTGGTCAAGCCGTTTGGAATACCTCGGTAGAAGGCGGCAGAATCACCACATTCGGGGTGATTAGCATACACAGATAAACGTGGATCCTTGAGGCGAGCGAGCCTCGAGGTAAGCGTCCGGCTTACTCGATAGTCATCTCGCGTCAAACGGTTATTGTAGATAGGGTTGGTGTTAGGCGTGTTGCTCAAAAAAGTAAACTCGGCGTTATCAGTATTACTGGCGAACACTGGGGTAGTACCGTTGAGTAGCGTAGCTACTTCAGTTTTAGCAACGTCAGGTTTGGCGTCAACTAACCGCATCGCCAGCCGAAGTCGCAATGAATTCGCAAAGCGTTGCCAGTTGGCCATATTACCGTCGTATAGAACATCTCCGTTCACCGCTGCTCCATTCACGGCTATTAAGCCAGCAGCAGTTTTCAAGTCTGCTATAACGCCTGCATATACCTGCTCCTGCGTATCATACTTAGGAGTCAATATATTGTCAGATAGGCGTAGCGCTTCCGAGTACGGAATATCTCCGTATATATCGGTCAGAACCGAAAAGAAGTAGCTGCGCATAATCAAACCTACAGCTTGCAGATTTGGATTGTTGGTAGCCTGACCCTGACGGATTAATTCGTTAAAATCCTGTAAGCCTCCTGCGTAAAATCCATCCCAGATACTCTGATAGGAAGTAGCGCGGAAAGCATAACGATCCTCGTCGGTGTACTGTACCTTCGCCCAATGTTGGATGATGAGTAATCCCCCATCCATGCTAGCCGGAGTATCAAATAAGCGATAGATGTTTGCTCGCTCTGCGTTGGTCAGAATATAAGCGGGGTCGCCAGTAGTTGGGTTGTTAGGGTTAACATTTAGCGATTCTAACCCTTGGTCACAAGCCCCGAGCCCTAATGCTAAAGGCAGGGCTAAGGCAAGTTTTCGGTAGTTGAAAAACATATTTTGTTGAATTCAGAAGGTTGAAAGCACTGCAAAAAACTAGCAGGCTGAGCACTACAACGTCAGGTTGATATTGAAGCCGTAGCTCCGAACTGACGGGATCTGCGTCGATTCTAATCCTTGTGTGTTGCCGCTGTTGAAAGATGTTTCAGGATCAATACCCGGCGCATGTGAGCTAATCAGCCATAGGTTACGACCAACGAAGGATAATCCAATGCCTTTGAAGAAAGTTCGCTCCACGAGTGACTTAGAAAGCTGATAGCCGAAACGCACTTCGCGCAGTTTCACGAACGAAGCATCGTAAACGGTACTTTCACGAGCATTGTAGTAGTAACCATGGTAGTAGTTCTCGGCCGTGGCGCGCACATCATTCGGACGGTACGTGCCGTCAGCGTTTTGCTGCACTCCCGCTCCAATAATACCATCTTCACGCCCAGCTAGTGTGGCTTTAAGTGCACCGGAATAACCACCCCACATGTTAGTTTCGCTTTGCAAGTTGCCGCCTTGACGGGTGTCAATTGTGAAGCTAAAATTTAAGCCTTTATAAGAGAATTGGTTGGTAAGACCACCAAGCCAATTAGGTGGATAATAGCCCAAAATGCGACGAGTAGGATCAACGAGCGGGGTACCATCACTACCATAAACGATTTGGCCCTTGTACTCACCGTCCTGTACACGAAGAAAAGCATCGCCGAAGATGGCTCCATACTTCTCGCCCCGACGAGCTTCAATGTTGACACCGAAGCCTGACTGGCCAATTACGTAGTTCTGGATCTGACCAGCATCGTCAAATTTAACAACGCGGTTGC
This Hymenobacter sp. GOD-10R DNA region includes the following protein-coding sequences:
- a CDS encoding SusD/RagB family nutrient-binding outer membrane lipoprotein; translation: MFFNYRKLALALPLALGLGACDQGLESLNVNPNNPTTGDPAYILTNAERANIYRLFDTPASMDGGLLIIQHWAKVQYTDEDRYAFRATSYQSIWDGFYAGGLQDFNELIRQGQATNNPNLQAVGLIMRSYFFSVLTDIYGDIPYSEALRLSDNILTPKYDTQEQVYAGVIADLKTAAGLIAVNGAAVNGDVLYDGNMANWQRFANSLRLRLAMRLVDAKPDVAKTEVATLLNGTTPVFASNTDNAEFTFLSNTPNTNPIYNNRLTRDDYRVSRTLTSRLARLKDPRLSVYANHPECGDSAAFYRGIPNGLTNAAASAFGQFCSSSKVGSYFAAAEAPGVLMTYSEVLFFKAEAIARGFISGNAATEYQNAIRASMSQYGFSGADVTTYLAQPSVAYNPANYKQSIGDQKWIALYGQGVEAWSEWRRLDYPQLKVAVSPVGAASGKIPVRFRYPANEQTLNAANRAEAVTHQGPDLLTTKLWWDKL